Proteins co-encoded in one Bacteroidota bacterium genomic window:
- a CDS encoding carboxypeptidase-like regulatory domain-containing protein, with protein MVKHFIYVLVMLCMQFIAAKAQQTVVSGRVTDAATGEAMPYVNVFFKGTTIGASTNFDGYYSISTAVKVDSVIVSFMGYDVIAKPIKRGITQTVDFQLKETVSEVSEVVVTPGENPANKIIRKVDERRDFNEFKSLKAYQYESFTKIQLAVDNLSEKFKNKKMAQPILPLFDTVAHLSEGGKPILPVFISESLSDYYVLMNPYHTREYIKATKVVGVGVTDGSLTSQIIGSSFQQYNFYNNWVNILDKNFISPIAGSALMYYVFTIRDTVEIEGKPCFELQVNPKREGDLAFTGKIWIQDSTYALKRVMLEISSKANLNFIDKLKIQQELEMTSAGPWLPSKTRVLINIQEISENTPGMVALFYTSNKDFVVNDPKPVKFYENRLEVAEDATQFDDQFWNENRHEKISESEKRVYKMVDTLRNLPAVKTWIEYVDIAINGFKDFGKVEIGPYALFYGYNNLEGNRFRVGFKTNEYFSKKWTLRGYGAYGTLDGRFKYSGQVERILSRRRWTILGLKYKNDVEQIGVSDQDYSTSNLFTQLSLFQADQLNRTIEYKAWASRELKKGITAKISLQNKSYSFTPIRNFNFAYYQNPEDPANSSISTDFINSSVTLEARIAMKELFIIDGNDRVSIGNANAPRFKFSYTRGFKDVLGSGFNYNKAEIEIRQYIVFGTLGQGDYIFSAGKVFDPLPYPLLFVQRGNEAIVSSRSAYNLMNFFEFVTDQYVSMNYEHHFEGLLTNRLPLVKKWKLRLFATGKGVWGSVTPQNLAMLPKVDMLGRPVSSFGEINREPYIEVGYGLENIFRVLRVDFVHRLTHLNNPAARPFGVKFQVQFTF; from the coding sequence ATGGTAAAACACTTTATATATGTTTTGGTGATGCTGTGTATGCAGTTTATTGCTGCAAAAGCACAACAGACTGTGGTTAGCGGGCGTGTAACAGATGCCGCTACGGGTGAAGCCATGCCGTATGTAAACGTGTTTTTTAAAGGGACAACCATTGGAGCAAGCACCAATTTTGATGGCTATTACAGTATTTCCACCGCAGTTAAGGTGGATTCTGTAATAGTCTCATTTATGGGCTATGATGTTATTGCAAAACCCATTAAGCGAGGAATTACTCAAACAGTTGATTTCCAGCTTAAAGAAACTGTCTCAGAAGTATCGGAGGTAGTGGTTACCCCGGGTGAAAATCCTGCCAATAAAATCATCCGTAAAGTAGATGAGCGCAGAGATTTCAACGAGTTTAAATCATTAAAGGCTTATCAATACGAAAGCTTTACCAAAATACAATTAGCGGTAGATAACCTCTCTGAGAAGTTTAAGAACAAGAAAATGGCTCAGCCCATTTTGCCCTTGTTTGATACCGTTGCCCACCTTTCAGAAGGTGGCAAACCCATCTTACCGGTTTTTATCTCTGAAAGCTTATCAGATTATTACGTGCTGATGAACCCCTACCATACCCGCGAGTATATTAAAGCCACAAAAGTGGTGGGTGTGGGTGTAACAGACGGTAGCCTTACTTCACAAATTATTGGCTCCAGCTTTCAACAGTACAATTTTTACAATAACTGGGTAAACATACTTGATAAGAACTTTATATCGCCCATAGCAGGCTCTGCATTAATGTATTATGTATTTACCATACGCGATACCGTAGAGATTGAGGGCAAACCCTGTTTTGAATTACAAGTGAACCCGAAACGGGAAGGGGATTTGGCTTTTACAGGCAAAATTTGGATACAAGATTCAACCTATGCGCTAAAGCGGGTAATGCTTGAGATAAGCAGCAAAGCCAACCTTAATTTTATTGATAAGCTGAAAATTCAGCAAGAGCTTGAGATGACAAGCGCAGGCCCTTGGCTGCCATCAAAAACAAGGGTACTGATAAACATACAAGAGATTAGTGAGAACACCCCCGGCATGGTGGCGTTGTTCTACACTTCTAACAAAGATTTTGTGGTGAACGACCCCAAACCTGTTAAGTTTTACGAAAACAGGTTGGAAGTAGCTGAAGACGCTACCCAGTTTGACGACCAGTTTTGGAATGAAAACCGACACGAGAAAATAAGTGAAAGCGAGAAACGCGTTTACAAAATGGTGGATACGCTACGTAACCTGCCTGCCGTTAAAACGTGGATAGAATACGTGGATATTGCCATTAACGGCTTTAAAGATTTCGGCAAGGTAGAGATAGGCCCTTATGCCTTGTTTTACGGATATAACAACCTTGAAGGAAACCGTTTTAGAGTTGGGTTTAAAACCAACGAATATTTCAGTAAGAAGTGGACGCTGCGCGGGTACGGTGCTTACGGTACATTGGATGGCCGTTTTAAATACAGCGGACAGGTAGAAAGGATTTTATCACGCAGGCGTTGGACAATTTTAGGGCTAAAGTATAAGAACGATGTGGAACAAATTGGGGTGAGTGATCAAGATTACTCAACCAGCAATTTGTTTACGCAGTTATCGCTTTTCCAAGCCGACCAATTGAACCGTACTATTGAGTACAAAGCATGGGCCAGCCGAGAATTGAAAAAGGGCATTACGGCCAAAATATCATTACAGAACAAATCGTACAGTTTTACCCCGATACGCAACTTTAACTTTGCGTATTACCAAAACCCCGAAGACCCTGCTAACTCTTCTATATCAACTGATTTCATCAACTCATCGGTTACGCTGGAAGCCCGCATAGCCATGAAAGAGCTGTTTATTATTGATGGGAACGACCGGGTAAGTATTGGCAATGCCAATGCGCCCCGTTTCAAATTTTCATACACCCGCGGCTTTAAAGATGTGTTGGGCAGTGGTTTCAACTACAACAAAGCAGAGATTGAAATACGCCAGTACATTGTATTTGGAACACTGGGACAAGGTGATTATATATTTAGCGCAGGTAAGGTGTTTGACCCATTGCCTTATCCGTTGTTGTTTGTACAACGCGGTAATGAGGCTATAGTGAGCAGCCGCAGTGCGTACAACCTTATGAACTTTTTTGAGTTTGTAACCGACCAATACGTATCGATGAATTATGAGCACCATTTTGAAGGCTTGCTTACCAACCGTTTGCCCTTGGTTAAAAAGTGGAAACTGCGTTTGTTTGCAACCGGTAAAGGGGTGTGGGGTTCTGTTACACCGCAAAACTTAGCAATGCTGCCCAAAGTTGATATGCTTGGTCGTCCTGTATCTAGTTTTGGTGAGATTAACAGAGAACCTTATATTGAAGTTGGATATGGTTTAGAAAACATATTCCGTGTATTGCGGGTTGATTTTGTACACCGTCTTACGCATCTGAACAACCCTGCGGCACGTCCGTTCGGGGTAAAATTCCAAGTGCAATTTACATTCTAA
- a CDS encoding peptidylprolyl isomerase: MCVATGLQIGCSPKNRTSKQTPTTNTKVENKEQRVQVSTEYGNIVLKLYNETPQHRDNFIKLVNDTFYHDLLFHRVIRNFMIQGGDPQSKNAQPGQQLGAGDIGYTIPAEFNNKLIHKKGALAAARQGDMVNPQKRSSGCQFYIVQGQVLDSARLQMIGMQNGISYTPEQIAVYTTIGGTPFLDMNYTVFGEVVSGMEVIDAIAAVQTMPGDRPMKDVKFTITLVKE; this comes from the coding sequence ATGTGTGTAGCAACCGGCCTGCAAATCGGTTGTTCGCCAAAGAACAGAACATCAAAACAAACACCAACTACCAATACCAAAGTGGAAAATAAAGAACAACGAGTGCAGGTAAGCACAGAGTATGGGAATATAGTGTTGAAGCTATATAACGAAACCCCCCAACACAGGGACAATTTTATTAAATTGGTAAACGATACGTTTTACCACGATTTGTTATTTCATAGGGTGATACGTAACTTTATGATACAAGGCGGCGACCCACAGTCTAAAAATGCTCAACCGGGCCAGCAGTTAGGCGCCGGAGATATTGGCTACACCATACCCGCTGAGTTTAATAATAAATTGATACACAAAAAAGGCGCGTTGGCAGCAGCACGTCAGGGCGATATGGTTAACCCGCAAAAACGCAGCAGCGGTTGCCAGTTTTATATTGTCCAAGGACAAGTGCTTGACAGTGCACGCTTACAAATGATAGGTATGCAAAACGGCATTAGCTACACACCTGAGCAAATAGCTGTATATACTACCATTGGTGGTACTCCGTTTTTGGATATGAACTATACAGTATTTGGCGAAGTAGTAAGCGGAATGGAAGTAATTGACGCGATAGCAGCAGTACAAACCATGCCCGGCGACCGTCCGATGAAAGACGTTAAATTTACTATTACACTGGTAAAAGAATAA
- a CDS encoding peptidylprolyl isomerase, producing the protein MKKTVFIAFSALLTWAACKPSTKNTQETPAQDTQAATTPVVEQPVDTAGQKEQLVEITTAAGKIVLKLYNETPQHRDNFIKLVKDGYYTDLLFHRVIKGFMIQGGDPDSKTAKAGQQLGAGDIGYTIPAEINNKLIHKKGALAAARTENPEKRSSGCQFYIVQGQHTNPDDLQNMAYYRGYQYTPEQLKAYEKGGAPSLDGQYTVFGEVVSGLNVVDAIANQSVDGFSRPFGDIRFTIKLKD; encoded by the coding sequence ATGAAAAAGACAGTTTTTATTGCGTTTAGCGCCCTGCTTACTTGGGCAGCTTGTAAACCATCAACCAAGAACACACAAGAAACCCCAGCACAAGACACTCAAGCCGCAACAACACCGGTGGTAGAACAGCCTGTGGATACCGCAGGCCAAAAAGAGCAATTGGTAGAAATTACAACGGCCGCGGGGAAAATAGTACTGAAACTGTACAACGAAACCCCCCAACACCGCGATAACTTTATTAAGCTGGTGAAAGACGGGTACTATACCGATTTGTTGTTTCACAGGGTGATTAAAGGTTTTATGATACAAGGCGGTGACCCTGATTCTAAAACTGCTAAGGCAGGACAACAATTAGGAGCCGGAGATATTGGTTATACCATACCTGCTGAGATAAACAACAAACTGATACATAAAAAAGGTGCATTGGCTGCCGCAAGGACTGAGAATCCTGAAAAACGCAGCAGCGGTTGCCAATTTTATATCGTACAAGGCCAGCATACTAACCCCGATGATTTGCAAAACATGGCTTATTACCGCGGTTACCAATACACGCCTGAGCAGCTAAAAGCCTATGAAAAAGGCGGTGCCCCATCATTGGATGGTCAGTACACTGTTTTTGGCGAAGTAGTAAGCGGGCTGAATGTTGTTGACGCTATTGCAAACCAATCGGTTGATGGCTTTAGCCGTCCCTTTGGCGATATACGTTTCACTATAAAACTGAAAGATTAA
- a CDS encoding GH3 auxin-responsive promoter family protein, producing the protein MGIIKSIVQKGIEIRQRFDANQPMAYDTQAKVLRKLVDKAKDTEFGKHYGFDEIFFSPNISEEFAKRVPVGDYSTMLPWWERARAGEADIAWPGKVNYFALSSGTSDGASKYIPVTGEMLKTIKRTSARQLLSVARTEGLPKDAMTKDSLMVSGSTDLEFNGINYSGDLSGITTGNLPLWFQPFSKPVKETRKKRDWQEKIDEMVRDAKKWDVGMIAGVPAWVQILFENIIDYYKLNNIHDIWPNFRVYVHGGHSFDPYRKAFEKLLGQPVFYFETYLASEGFMGFKTSPDALGMRLQIKGGLYFEFVPFDSTNFTDEGVMKPEAKALTLMDVELGKEYALLVSTCAGAWRYMIGDVIKFVDFKNLEVVITGRTKHFLSLVGEHLSVDNMTKAVAMLSNELNLEMREFTVCGERYDSLFAHHWYIACDGSIDKAYVKTRLDELLKELNDDYAVERKHALKEIIVDIVPTDYFIRWMDKMGKLGSQNKIPRVLKGRMLDEWKAFLAEQPMAMK; encoded by the coding sequence ATGGGGATTATTAAATCCATAGTACAAAAGGGGATTGAAATTAGGCAGCGGTTTGATGCAAACCAGCCTATGGCGTATGATACACAAGCAAAAGTTTTGCGCAAACTGGTTGACAAAGCAAAAGATACCGAGTTTGGCAAACACTATGGTTTCGACGAGATTTTTTTTAGCCCGAATATAAGTGAAGAGTTTGCCAAACGTGTTCCGGTGGGCGATTACTCTACTATGTTGCCTTGGTGGGAACGTGCCCGCGCAGGCGAAGCTGATATTGCTTGGCCCGGTAAGGTAAATTACTTTGCCCTTAGCTCAGGAACTTCTGACGGGGCAAGTAAATACATACCCGTTACCGGCGAAATGCTGAAAACTATTAAACGTACCAGCGCCCGCCAGCTATTAAGCGTTGCCCGCACCGAAGGATTACCCAAGGATGCAATGACAAAAGACTCACTAATGGTGAGCGGCAGTACTGATTTAGAGTTTAACGGGATTAACTATAGCGGCGACCTTAGCGGGATTACCACAGGTAATTTGCCCTTGTGGTTTCAACCGTTTTCTAAGCCCGTGAAGGAAACCCGTAAAAAACGCGACTGGCAGGAGAAGATAGATGAAATGGTGCGCGATGCGAAGAAGTGGGATGTGGGTATGATTGCAGGCGTGCCTGCTTGGGTGCAGATTTTGTTTGAAAACATTATTGATTACTACAAGCTGAATAACATACACGATATATGGCCTAATTTTAGGGTATATGTGCATGGCGGGCACTCGTTTGACCCTTATAGAAAAGCGTTTGAGAAGTTGCTTGGCCAACCGGTGTTTTACTTTGAAACTTACCTTGCATCTGAAGGTTTTATGGGCTTTAAAACATCCCCTGATGCTTTAGGGATGCGCCTGCAAATAAAAGGCGGACTATACTTTGAGTTTGTTCCTTTCGACTCTACCAACTTTACCGATGAGGGGGTGATGAAGCCCGAAGCAAAAGCCTTAACCCTAATGGATGTGGAACTGGGTAAAGAGTATGCTTTGCTGGTTTCTACTTGTGCGGGAGCTTGGCGATATATGATTGGTGATGTGATAAAATTTGTTGATTTTAAAAACCTTGAGGTAGTTATAACAGGCCGCACGAAACACTTTTTGAGTTTGGTGGGTGAGCACCTTTCGGTTGATAACATGACCAAAGCTGTGGCCATGCTTAGTAATGAACTGAACCTTGAAATGCGTGAATTTACCGTTTGCGGTGAACGTTACGACTCGTTGTTTGCACACCATTGGTACATTGCCTGCGACGGCAGTATTGATAAGGCTTATGTGAAAACCCGTTTGGATGAGTTGCTAAAAGAGCTGAATGATGATTATGCGGTGGAGCGTAAGCACGCCTTAAAAGAAATTATTGTAGATATTGTGCCCACTGATTACTTTATCCGCTGGATGGATAAGATGGGTAAATTAGGCTCGCAAAATAAAATACCAAGGGTACTGAAAGGTAGGATGCTTGACGAGTGGAAAGCATTTTTGGCCGAGCAGCCTATGGCTATGAAATAA
- the lptC gene encoding LPS export ABC transporter periplasmic protein LptC — protein MIKNNTYYIALIAFAVLFFAMQSCVKTGDWQKVKQLQSDTVYPEKATGVEINITDSGHHIAQILSPLMERYSGKNPYLEMKKGVRALFFNKQGVKENQLDANYAISHENEKIIEVRNDVRLENVKGERLNTEKLTWNQASKKIYTDQFVKITTPDEVIYGDGFESNQNFTEYKIFKIRGILSLKDIKTDSSTHVDSIH, from the coding sequence ATGATAAAAAACAACACATATTATATAGCCCTAATTGCTTTTGCAGTTTTGTTTTTTGCAATGCAATCGTGTGTTAAAACTGGCGATTGGCAAAAAGTGAAACAATTGCAAAGCGATACGGTGTATCCTGAGAAGGCTACGGGTGTTGAGATTAACATCACAGATTCAGGTCACCACATTGCACAAATACTTTCGCCCTTAATGGAAAGGTATAGTGGCAAAAATCCCTACCTTGAGATGAAGAAGGGGGTGAGGGCGTTGTTTTTTAACAAACAAGGGGTGAAGGAGAACCAATTGGATGCTAACTACGCCATTAGCCACGAAAACGAAAAAATTATTGAGGTGCGTAACGATGTACGCCTTGAAAATGTGAAGGGAGAACGCCTGAATACTGAAAAGCTAACGTGGAATCAGGCAAGTAAGAAGATATATACCGACCAGTTTGTGAAAATAACCACCCCCGATGAAGTAATTTACGGAGACGGTTTTGAATCAAACCAAAACTTTACAGAGTATAAGATTTTTAAAATAAGGGGCATACTAAGCCTTAAAGATATTAAAACCGATAGTAGTACCCATGTTGACTCGATTCATTGA
- a CDS encoding type III pantothenate kinase, producing MNLIIDQGNTSTKYAVVSVQGQVVHKTITPNFDTAVVKQLVQNHPLRAILVSSVRHDYEVLKPHFEGIGIQVVFFDDDCRLPFTNLYATPKTLGKDRIAGVCGALKYFAGQNCLVIDAGTCITYDFIDAEKNYHGGSISPGLEMRLKAMQHFTGKLPLVSLEWPEDFTGNSTQTALQAGTVYGAVNEINGFIARYKQRHGLLQVLMCGGDTDFLAKRCESEIFAASDLVITGLNEILIYNLPHVA from the coding sequence ATGAATCTTATAATAGACCAAGGGAATACCAGTACAAAATACGCTGTAGTATCAGTGCAAGGCCAAGTGGTGCACAAAACAATCACTCCTAATTTTGACACAGCGGTGGTGAAGCAGTTGGTACAAAATCATCCCCTGCGAGCAATACTGGTGAGTAGTGTACGCCATGATTATGAAGTATTAAAGCCCCATTTTGAAGGAATAGGTATCCAAGTTGTTTTTTTTGACGACGATTGCCGCCTACCCTTTACCAATTTGTATGCAACCCCTAAAACCTTAGGGAAAGACAGAATAGCGGGAGTTTGCGGGGCTTTGAAATATTTTGCCGGACAAAATTGTTTGGTGATAGATGCAGGCACTTGCATTACCTATGATTTTATAGATGCCGAAAAAAATTATCACGGCGGTAGTATAAGTCCCGGCCTTGAAATGCGCCTAAAGGCAATGCAGCATTTTACCGGAAAATTACCGCTGGTTTCTTTAGAATGGCCGGAAGATTTTACAGGAAACAGCACCCAAACTGCGTTGCAAGCGGGTACAGTTTATGGTGCAGTGAATGAAATAAACGGCTTTATTGCCCGTTATAAACAACGGCATGGCCTTTTGCAGGTGTTAATGTGTGGAGGAGATACAGATTTTTTGGCGAAACGGTGCGAAAGTGAGATATTTGCCGCCTCTGATTTGGTAATCACAGGCTTGAACGAAATTTTAATATACAATTTACCGCATGTTGCGTAA
- a CDS encoding biotin--[acetyl-CoA-carboxylase] ligase translates to MSAKIAHLFQTISNNGVIGSAYLYLPQTASTNTYCRNLLNDEPQPPNGLVVRTGHQYEGRGQRGNVWQVQAGLNLTFSCVVYPHFLAPADQFYLNMAVSLSVIDLLDSYAQGAVMKWPNDIYIGRRKICGILIENSLMGSKLQSSIIGIGININQTVFEGLAATSLALENGSTYDIEELMRQWCSCMQARYDLLMAGRFFDLKTAYLQRLWGLNTVVNYTKEGEPMQGIMKGVNTAGQLILEENGSEIFYNFKEISFVL, encoded by the coding sequence TTGTCGGCAAAAATAGCGCATTTGTTTCAAACCATTTCAAATAACGGTGTTATCGGTTCAGCATACTTGTATTTGCCCCAAACGGCATCTACCAATACCTACTGCCGCAACCTACTTAACGATGAACCGCAACCGCCAAACGGCTTGGTGGTGCGCACAGGTCATCAGTACGAGGGTAGGGGGCAACGCGGCAATGTGTGGCAAGTGCAGGCGGGTCTTAATTTAACATTTAGCTGTGTGGTGTATCCGCACTTTTTAGCCCCTGCCGACCAGTTTTATTTAAACATGGCTGTTTCGCTTTCAGTAATTGATTTATTGGATAGCTATGCACAAGGGGCGGTAATGAAATGGCCGAACGATATTTACATAGGCCGTCGCAAAATTTGCGGTATTTTGATTGAAAACAGTCTGATGGGCAGCAAGCTGCAATCCTCTATTATAGGTATAGGAATAAACATCAACCAAACGGTGTTTGAGGGATTGGCGGCTACTTCGCTGGCGTTAGAAAACGGCAGCACGTATGATATAGAAGAACTGATGCGCCAGTGGTGTTCTTGTATGCAAGCCCGTTATGATTTGCTGATGGCAGGTCGCTTTTTTGATTTAAAAACCGCGTACTTGCAACGCCTTTGGGGTTTAAATACCGTAGTGAATTATACCAAAGAAGGCGAACCGATGCAAGGCATAATGAAAGGAGTGAACACGGCAGGCCAATTGATACTAGAAGAAAACGGCTCCGAAATTTTTTACAACTTTAAAGAGATAAGTTTCGTTTTGTAA
- the rsfS gene encoding ribosome silencing factor gives MSKKTTVDEGLVLCDVIVKGMEEKKAHDIVVLDLRKIKSAVADFFVICHGDSDTQVEAIGRSIDDEVEKALNERPWHKEGYENAEWVLLDYVNVVAHVFLNEKREFYAIEELWGDAVITRY, from the coding sequence ATGAGTAAAAAAACAACGGTTGATGAAGGCTTGGTGCTGTGCGATGTGATAGTAAAAGGAATGGAAGAAAAGAAGGCACACGACATTGTGGTGCTGGATTTGAGAAAAATAAAAAGTGCTGTGGCTGACTTTTTTGTGATTTGTCACGGGGATAGTGATACGCAGGTAGAGGCGATAGGCCGCTCTATCGACGATGAAGTTGAGAAGGCATTAAATGAACGCCCTTGGCACAAAGAGGGTTATGAAAATGCTGAGTGGGTATTGCTGGATTATGTGAATGTGGTGGCACACGTGTTTTTGAATGAAAAGCGTGAGTTTTATGCCATTGAGGAGCTGTGGGGCGATGCTGTGATTACCCGCTATTAA
- a CDS encoding calcium/sodium antiporter, with the protein MDYLLFIAGFFLVIYGANFLVDGAAAAAKKLHVSSLIIGLTIVAFGTSAPELVVTVLASLNGNNDIAFGNVVGSNILNVLLILGVAALLSPLTVHKNTVWKEIPLALLAALLVFLLGSDVLIDPAYLSQSIPKSSALPTAGILSRIDGWVLICFFMVFLYYAFATARQGIEEGVNTDTDEVATLTAKKSALYILFGLTGLIVGGRWIVNGSIQLSALMGLSEKFVGLTIVSLGTSLPELATTVVAARKQQSDIAIGNVVGSNIFNTFLILGAGAITNPIAVNSFGQVDTLVNIGSSILLFSLLFVGRKHAIGRYEGVVFLLSYVVYMAYLLYRE; encoded by the coding sequence ATGGATTACTTGCTGTTTATAGCCGGATTCTTCTTGGTAATTTACGGAGCCAACTTTTTGGTTGATGGTGCTGCTGCTGCCGCAAAAAAACTGCACGTAAGCAGCTTGATTATCGGGCTTACTATTGTCGCCTTCGGTACTTCAGCACCAGAGCTTGTGGTAACTGTGCTAGCCAGTTTAAACGGTAATAACGACATTGCTTTTGGAAACGTAGTAGGCAGCAATATCCTTAACGTGTTGCTTATACTTGGGGTTGCTGCATTACTATCTCCACTTACGGTACATAAAAATACGGTTTGGAAAGAAATTCCTTTAGCACTGTTAGCTGCGCTATTAGTGTTTTTGCTGGGCAGCGATGTACTTATAGACCCCGCTTATCTTTCACAAAGTATTCCCAAATCATCTGCTTTACCCACCGCAGGTATTCTCTCACGCATTGACGGCTGGGTACTTATTTGTTTCTTCATGGTGTTCTTGTACTATGCGTTTGCAACAGCACGACAAGGAATTGAAGAAGGAGTAAATACTGACACTGACGAAGTAGCAACCTTAACTGCTAAAAAATCAGCACTGTATATTTTATTTGGCTTAACAGGACTTATCGTCGGGGGTCGTTGGATTGTTAACGGGTCTATACAGTTGTCTGCCCTGATGGGGCTGAGTGAAAAATTTGTGGGGCTAACTATCGTTTCATTGGGTACAAGTTTACCCGAATTGGCTACAACAGTAGTAGCCGCCCGAAAACAACAATCTGATATTGCTATTGGCAACGTGGTGGGGAGTAATATCTTCAATACCTTTTTAATACTTGGGGCAGGCGCTATCACAAATCCGATAGCCGTTAATAGCTTTGGCCAGGTGGATACATTGGTTAATATCGGTTCAAGTATATTATTGTTTTCGTTACTTTTTGTAGGTCGCAAGCACGCCATTGGCCGATACGAGGGCGTTGTTTTCTTACTAAGCTATGTTGTGTACATGGCTTATCTCTTGTACCGAGAATAG
- a CDS encoding calcium/sodium antiporter: MVYLLFVVGFAMVIYGANFLVDGASSVAKKFNVSNLVIGLTVVAFGTSMPELIVTTLASISGANEIALGNVVGSNIFNVLFILGISALIYPLTVHRNTVWKEIPLTLLSAVLILVAGSDIFLDNDQPDVFATYNAASQSPLAGALTRIDGLVMLMFFVVFIFYVFATAKDAGGDGGEEIKQMPPAKSILYVVLGLAGLVFGGKWVVDGAVDIAMSMGLSEKFVGLTIVAVGTSLPELATSTVAAFKKQTDIAIGNVVGSNIFNAFFILGAGAFINPIPINTYGQIDAWVNIVTSLLLFGLLFVGKRHTIGRFEGIVFLLAYTAYTVYLIQRG; this comes from the coding sequence ATGGTATACCTGTTATTCGTAGTAGGCTTCGCTATGGTTATTTACGGAGCCAATTTTTTGGTTGACGGAGCATCATCAGTTGCAAAAAAGTTTAATGTAAGTAATTTGGTCATCGGACTCACGGTGGTAGCTTTCGGTACCTCAATGCCGGAGTTGATTGTAACTACTTTGGCCAGCATCAGCGGTGCTAATGAAATTGCATTGGGCAACGTGGTAGGCAGTAACATTTTTAATGTGCTATTTATTTTGGGTATCTCAGCCCTTATCTATCCGCTAACGGTGCACCGGAATACTGTTTGGAAAGAAATCCCCCTTACCCTGCTAAGTGCTGTTTTGATATTGGTGGCCGGCAGTGATATATTTTTGGATAACGACCAACCCGACGTTTTTGCAACCTATAACGCTGCATCACAATCACCACTGGCAGGCGCACTTACCCGCATTGACGGTTTGGTGATGCTGATGTTTTTTGTAGTGTTTATTTTTTATGTTTTTGCAACAGCTAAAGATGCCGGGGGTGATGGCGGAGAAGAAATTAAACAGATGCCTCCTGCAAAATCAATACTATATGTAGTGTTGGGGTTAGCCGGTCTTGTGTTTGGCGGTAAATGGGTGGTTGACGGTGCTGTTGATATTGCAATGTCAATGGGACTTAGTGAAAAGTTTGTAGGGCTAACCATTGTAGCTGTTGGAACCAGCTTGCCTGAACTGGCAACAAGCACAGTAGCCGCATTTAAAAAACAAACCGATATTGCCATTGGTAACGTGGTAGGCAGTAATATTTTTAATGCCTTCTTTATTTTGGGAGCGGGTGCATTTATCAACCCCATCCCTATTAATACCTACGGACAAATTGATGCATGGGTAAATATTGTAACCAGCTTGCTGCTGTTTGGGTTGCTGTTTGTAGGTAAACGCCACACCATAGGCCGTTTTGAAGGGATTGTATTCTTACTGGCCTATACTGCCTATACGGTGTATTTGATACAGCGCGGCTAA
- a CDS encoding DUF1573 domain-containing protein: protein MKKLLLTLTVVLVGAVAAMAQNGPKITFKESMFDYGNIPHNVPASHEFVFTNTGDAPLIITNAKAGCGCTTPDYPKEPIQPGKTGIIKVTYNAATMGGFTKTVTVDSNGGQITLTIKGTVVEKAGQATPPVVNPNK, encoded by the coding sequence ATGAAAAAACTATTACTTACCCTTACCGTTGTGCTGGTTGGCGCTGTTGCTGCTATGGCTCAAAACGGCCCTAAAATTACTTTTAAAGAAAGCATGTTTGATTACGGCAACATTCCCCACAATGTGCCTGCATCGCATGAATTTGTTTTTACTAACACCGGCGATGCTCCGTTGATTATTACCAATGCAAAGGCGGGTTGCGGCTGCACTACCCCTGATTATCCTAAGGAACCAATACAGCCCGGTAAAACAGGAATAATAAAAGTAACTTATAATGCGGCAACCATGGGAGGTTTTACCAAAACTGTAACGGTTGATTCTAACGGCGGCCAAATAACCCTTACCATAAAAGGTACTGTGGTTGAAAAAGCCGGACAAGCTACCCCACCTGTTGTTAATCCTAATAAATAA